Proteins from one Asterias rubens chromosome 21, eAstRub1.3, whole genome shotgun sequence genomic window:
- the LOC117304527 gene encoding uncharacterized protein LOC117304527, translating into MSTSFTRKREAVFTAHVLTRLFPSAESEQGEPLLQQLPSKHSNSFTKSLQSKRPSGPAKVYTAELPPDGLPPPETLDSSSVPTVRPSASSESLDSSSETEDEEALPRKRRRKRKRKRKALQINDDVETITSSSRNIDDSSPPNGTSGESQTQKLRDSEIHSSPQEAVTQTLTKNQRKKRRKRRAKKGKPLPQQLHRATEFICDDGGEEEGDSNGDEELDGVACEVKEFSESVWRVYCCDATKRRDVPRQTEPFHAMIGQLSTNQLPGETLTQLNDIKKLLVLQDFTRAELKLTELEDKSMSTAKSENVSMFSTLAEYWMNDIHTATLR; encoded by the exons ATGTCTACAAGTTTTACAAGGAAACGAGAAGCTG tatTCACAGCTCATGTGCTCACTCGACTCTTCCCATCAGCGGAGAGTGAGCAAGGGGAACCACTCCTACAACAGCTGCCTTCAAAACACTCCAACTCTTTCACGAAGAGTCTTCAAAGCAAAAGGCCAAGTGGTCCTGCTAAGGTCTACACGGCTGAGCTCCCCCCTGATGGACTACCACCACCAGAGACACTGGATAGCTCCTCGGTTCCTACTGTTAGACCTAGTGCCTCATCAGAGTCACTAGACTCCTCATCAGAAACTGAAG ATGAGGAAGCACTACCAAGAAAACGGCGACGGAAAAGGAAACGCAAAAGGAAAGCGTTACAAATCAATGATGATGTTGAGACAATTACCAGCAGTTCTAGAAATATAGACGATTCAAGTCCTCCCAATGGAACAAGCGGAGAATCACAAACACAGAAACTCAGAGACTCTGAGATTCACTCCTCACCTCAGGAGGCTGTGACTCAGACGCTCACCAAGAATCAGAGGAAGAAACGCAGAAAGAGGAGAGCCAAAAAGGGGAAACCCCTTCCTCAGCAGCTGCACCGTGCGACAGAATTTATTTGTGATGATGGCGGTGAGGAGGAGGGTGATTCTAATGGGGATGAGGAGTTGGATGGGGTTGCTTGTGAAGTGAAGGAGTTCTCGGAGTCCGTCTGGAGGGTGTACTGCTGTGATG CGACTAAGAGAAGGGATGTACCCCGTCAGACTGAGCCATTCCATGCTATGATTGGACAACTCAGCACCAATCAGCTGCCAGGAGAGACTCTCACCCAACTGAACGATATCAAGAAACTTCTGGTCCTACAGGATTTTACAAGAGCAGAACTGAAACTGACTGAGCTGGAAGACAAATCTATGAGTACTGCAAAGTCAG aaaatgtttcaatgttttcgaCATTAGCAGAGTACTGGATGAATGACATACATACAGCCACTCTCCGATGA
- the LOC117304529 gene encoding uncharacterized protein CXorf40 homolog, with product MATKADVLLKAKQRRHAPYSKAKPPPQTCSSSSKEKQPDTGSQDCSQDDVDSLKGQGDQNLLGHETYPCISARQPYAGLILNGLKTIETRWTPVFEKLEGRTVAIHVAWKDWDGEEWRTMLQMEHGGGKINQFIKDGEKHGRAVVAGLVDIGETWQCSAVGDEDQITEWEKNSLLRPLHEKYLTRLSNPRWLKRPLQARGQRGIWEVNIPLNFL from the exons ATGGCAACCAAAGCGGATGTTCTTCTGAAGGCGAAGCAGCGACGTCATGCTCCATACTCCAAAGCAAAGCCACCACCTCAAACTTGCAGTTCATCCtccaaagaaaaacaacccgATACCGGTTCTCAAGACTGTAGTCAAGATGATGTGGATTCTCTTAAGGGTCAGGGAGACCAAAACTTGCTCGGTCATGAGACATATCCTTGCATCTCAGCGAGGCAACCTTACGCAGGTCTTATCCTTAACGGATTGAAGACGATCGAAACCAGATGGACTCCGGTGTTTGAGAAGCTAGAGGGAAGAACAGTCGCGATTCACGTGGCGTGGAAGGACTGGGACGGGGAGGAGTGGAGGACAATGTTGCAGATGGAGCATGGAGGAGGGAAGATTAATCAGTTTATTAAGGATGGCGAGAAGCATGGACGAGCAGTTGTTGCTG gtTTGGTTGATATAGGCGAAACATGGCAGTGTTCCGCTGTTGGTGATGAAGACCAGATAACAGAATGGGAGAAGAACTCTCTCCTCAGACCACTTCATGAAAAGTACCTCACTAGACTGTCCAATCCCAGATGGTTAAAGAGACCCTTGCAGGCCAGGGGTCAAAGGGGAATATGGGAGGTCAATATCCCACTGAACTTCTTGTAA